Part of the Isachenkonia alkalipeptolytica genome is shown below.
CGGGGCTGGCGGGACAGCTGCAGGAGATCCCCGTGGATCTTCCGAAAAACACCGCCGCCGAAGACTTCATGATCGAGACCATCGATCAACACCCGGGGGAGATTACTCTGGTGATGACCGCTCCCCAAACCAATTTCGCCAAGGCCTTAGCCAAACGACCGGATATTGGACGGAAGCTAAAGGAAATCATTTTCATGGGAGGGGTGGCCGACGGCCGGGGGAACGAATCTCCCAGGGCGGAGTTCAACATCGCCATTGATCCCGAAGCGGCGGACCGGGTCCTGAACTGCGGCGCCAAAATCACCATGGTGGGCTTGGACGTTACCCAAAAGGCCCTGCTTACCCGAAAAGACCTTCAGGCGCTGGACGGAGAGAATCCCATCGTGGATTTTGTAAAAAAAGTGACCGCCGATTACATGGAGCGCCATCATAGCCTCCAGGGGATTTATGGTTGTCTGATGCACGACCCCTTAGCCGTATCCCTAGCCATTGATTCCGGTTTTGTCACCACTACCCCCCATTTCGTTGCCGTGGAAACCGACAGTACCTACTGCGACGGCGAAACCGTATGTGATTTTACGGATTACTGGAAAAAAGAGGCCAATGTCCATGTGGCTATGGAACTGGATCGAGAGGCTTTTATCGACTTTCTCCTGAATCGAATTGAAAAGGCAGGTGCGTTCCATGACTGAACAACGCAGTCCAAAAGAAAGATGCGGCAATCATGAGTATCCCTATAAAAACGACTCCGATCACGGCACCTGCCGTACACAAAAGGACACCTCTTCCAAGGCCCCGGACAAGGTAGTGGTTGTGGGAAGCTTGAATATGGATTATGTCCTTACCACCGAGCGACTGCCCCGGAAGGGGGAGACCCTTCCGGCCCATGATTTTTCAACGGTCCACGGCGGCAAAGGGATGAACCAGGCCGTGGCCATCGCCCGTTTGGGAGGGGATGCAGTTCGGCCGGTGATGGTGGGCTGTCTCGGAAAGGATCGGGACGGGGACCAACTTGTACAGGCCCTGTCGAAGGCCTCCATAGCCGGGGATTTTATTCAGCGACGGGAGGATTTTACCACCGGCATTGCTTTTATTACCGTCTCCGATACCGGGGATAACACCATTGTGGTCCACCCGGGGTCCAATCACGGACTAAGTCCCCAGTGGGTACAGGATGCCATGAACAAACACCGGGACGCCGCCATGGTGGTGCTGCAGATGGAAATCCCGTTGGAAATTATTCAACAGACCATTGATACCGCCTATGATTACGGTATACCCGTGGTCCTGAACCCCTCGCCGTTCAAATCCTTACCGAAGGAAACCCTGGAAAAGGTCCACACCTTAGTGGTAAACCAGGTGGAGGCGGAGCAGATCGCGAAATCCATCGGCGCCCTGCCAAAGTTCTTAGCCACCGATGACCATTTGAGGCATCCTCAGGTTTCCACAGAGGCGCATCAACACACCACCAAAGTCCCAACAAAAGTACAGCAGGATACCCCGAGGCCTTCCAAGGAACCGAAACGGGGCTCCCATACACCACCGAATCCTGAAGAGCCCACAGCAAAGAAGCACGACTCTAAGGATGACCCGGACCCGAGGGCCCTGGTCGCCGCCCTTTCCAAAACCAAGATCCCCCATATCATCCTGACCCACGGAGACCAAGGGGTGTATTACAACCGGCAGGATCCCTTTTCCGACCGATACCATCACACTATAGGCGATGCTTCTACCGGCCCTTTCGATGATCACTGGAAAGGCCACAGCGAAAATACCAAAGCGGATGAAAAAAGCCCCACCGCCGTTTATCATCAGCCGGCGAAAAAAGTCTCCGTGGTGGATCCCACCGCTGCGGGTGACAGCTTTCTCGGGGCTTACGTGGCCGGGCGCAGCCTAGGGTACTCCCCGGAAAAGTCCATCGCCTATGGAATTCACGCCGGCGCCTTCGCCGTAACCAAGTCCGGGGCCCAGCCCTCCATCCCTACCAAAAAGGATCTTTTATCGGCGGGCTGGAAAGACTGCCCCGAAGAATAATATCGCTGGGAGACCCAAAGGGGACGGAGGCGTTTGAGTCACCATGACTCAAACACCTCCGTCCCCTTTGGGTCTGTCATCCCTTTGTCATCCCTTTGCGTAAAAAAAGACCGAAGAGAAATCCCTTCGGTCTTGGTCGGTCTACCAACGGTAGACAGAGTTCTATCAGCCTCCGCCTCCGCCGCCGTCATCGGCCGGCTCTTCGTCTTCATCAACTTCCTGTTCATCCAGGGTTACCCCTGCTTCTTCCACGGCTTTTTCCACTAGTTCCATAGCCGTCTCCGATGTCCAGGTGGCACCTGTTTGAATGTCCACATCGGTGCTTTGCTGGCTAATGATTCTCTCCGGCACTACTCGTAGGGCGCCGTCGCCGAATCCTGTGGTTTCATTGTGCTCAATCACACGGATTTCCACAATTTCATTTCCATCAAAGATCACGTCTAAATAAATTTCATATCGGTCCTGGAAACCGGTACCGGATACCATAATTCCCTCGGGCTCGTAGGTTTCCAGATCATAGTCCGCAGCCGGATCTTCCGGTGCTTCACTTTCCGCCGCTTCCTGGCCGGTGGCTTCCGCCACGGCTTTGATTACCGCTTCCGAAGACACGGTGGCTCCCGACTCAACGTCTACATCGGTGCTTTGGGCGTCAAGAATTTTTTCGATCATCGCATCGATGGCGTCGTCTCCAAGTCCTTCCGTCTCGTTCTCTTCCAGTACTCGGATCTCTGCGATTTCATCGCCGTCCATGATAATGTCCAACACCACGTCACCGCCGTATCCCGGAGCAATGGCTAAGGTTCCTTCCGCATCATAATCTGCTGCGGCATCGCCTTCCTCTTCACTGTCGTCGCTACCTTCTCCCAGGGTTACCCCTGCTTCATCCAAGGCATTGTTTACCGCTTCAATTAATGCATTGGAGGATACCGTAGCTCCCGACTGCACATCCACATCCGTGGACTGAGCCTCAAGGATTCGCTCGATCATCTCATCGATGGCCTCGTCTCCTAGATTCTCGGTTTCGTTTTGTTCAAGCACATTGATTGCTTCGATGCTGTTTCCGTCAATAATAACTTCCACTTCCACATCGCCGTTGTAGCCTTCCGCCACGCCGACATAGGCATCACCGGAACCCATTCCCGCCGCCGCTAAGGCTTCATTTACGCCTTCGATTACCGCATTGGAGGACACGGTGGCTCCTGATTCCACATCCACGTCGGTGGACTGCTCCTCAAGGATTTTCGCAATCATCTCATCGATGGCAACGTCTCCTAACTCTTCGGTTTCGCTTTGCTCTAACACTTCGATCTCAACAATTTCTTCGTCATCAATGTAAACCCTTAGACTGACCGGGCCGTTATACCCTTCGGCACTTACTTCATAGTTTGATGCATCTGCTGCTGCATCTTCACTCAGCGCATCGTAACCAAAAAGCACCCCCACAGCCAGGACCGCCATGACGACCATGGCCATTACCTGTTTTCTTTGCATATTATTCATTCCCTTCTCAACGAATTAACTTCTTGAATATAAACCTATTTTAGCATAGGTACGTTAAATATTAAACATTTATGAGTCATTATTCGTTAGGAATGGCTATGAATCTTCTTTATGCATCA
Proteins encoded:
- a CDS encoding nucleoside hydrolase → MTNTQPMINHRRKKVLLDVDTGVDDAIGIIVAATAPEIELLGITTVSGNIDLASATVNTLRVLKLLGKDGVYPVHMGASAPLYRKVRYATEVHGSTGLAGQLQEIPVDLPKNTAAEDFMIETIDQHPGEITLVMTAPQTNFAKALAKRPDIGRKLKEIIFMGGVADGRGNESPRAEFNIAIDPEAADRVLNCGAKITMVGLDVTQKALLTRKDLQALDGENPIVDFVKKVTADYMERHHSLQGIYGCLMHDPLAVSLAIDSGFVTTTPHFVAVETDSTYCDGETVCDFTDYWKKEANVHVAMELDREAFIDFLLNRIEKAGAFHD
- a CDS encoding ribokinase, which gives rise to MTEQRSPKERCGNHEYPYKNDSDHGTCRTQKDTSSKAPDKVVVVGSLNMDYVLTTERLPRKGETLPAHDFSTVHGGKGMNQAVAIARLGGDAVRPVMVGCLGKDRDGDQLVQALSKASIAGDFIQRREDFTTGIAFITVSDTGDNTIVVHPGSNHGLSPQWVQDAMNKHRDAAMVVLQMEIPLEIIQQTIDTAYDYGIPVVLNPSPFKSLPKETLEKVHTLVVNQVEAEQIAKSIGALPKFLATDDHLRHPQVSTEAHQHTTKVPTKVQQDTPRPSKEPKRGSHTPPNPEEPTAKKHDSKDDPDPRALVAALSKTKIPHIILTHGDQGVYYNRQDPFSDRYHHTIGDASTGPFDDHWKGHSENTKADEKSPTAVYHQPAKKVSVVDPTAAGDSFLGAYVAGRSLGYSPEKSIAYGIHAGAFAVTKSGAQPSIPTKKDLLSAGWKDCPEE
- a CDS encoding FMN-binding protein, whose protein sequence is MNNMQRKQVMAMVVMAVLAVGVLFGYDALSEDAAADASNYEVSAEGYNGPVSLRVYIDDEEIVEIEVLEQSETEELGDVAIDEMIAKILEEQSTDVDVESGATVSSNAVIEGVNEALAAAGMGSGDAYVGVAEGYNGDVEVEVIIDGNSIEAINVLEQNETENLGDEAIDEMIERILEAQSTDVDVQSGATVSSNALIEAVNNALDEAGVTLGEGSDDSEEEGDAAADYDAEGTLAIAPGYGGDVVLDIIMDGDEIAEIRVLEENETEGLGDDAIDAMIEKILDAQSTDVDVESGATVSSEAVIKAVAEATGQEAAESEAPEDPAADYDLETYEPEGIMVSGTGFQDRYEIYLDVIFDGNEIVEIRVIEHNETTGFGDGALRVVPERIISQQSTDVDIQTGATWTSETAMELVEKAVEEAGVTLDEQEVDEDEEPADDGGGGGG